One window of the Fusobacterium animalis 7_1 genome contains the following:
- a CDS encoding GntR family transcriptional regulator: MKVVKDLLSEQIYKILKNDIINSKINFGEVLVNKNLQERFEVSSSPIRDAILRLKEDGIIEEITRSGAKLIDFDPNFACEVNQLIMTITLGVIEYSLENEQNRKEIISNLNKYIDLQQNNMSTDLYYEYDYHFHKTFFDYSNNKLLKDLFKKYNLINEILVKAYHKGAFSLEIRMACLNDHKNIIKSIEENNISKTLDSVKKHYLRADKIFKKSIKIN; this comes from the coding sequence ATGAAAGTAGTAAAGGACTTATTAAGTGAGCAAATATATAAGATTTTAAAAAATGATATAATCAACTCTAAAATAAATTTTGGTGAAGTTTTGGTCAATAAAAATTTACAAGAAAGATTTGAAGTAAGTTCTAGCCCAATAAGAGATGCAATTCTTAGATTAAAAGAAGATGGAATAATAGAAGAAATAACTAGATCAGGAGCTAAATTAATAGATTTTGATCCTAATTTTGCTTGTGAAGTTAATCAATTAATTATGACTATTACTTTGGGGGTTATTGAATATTCATTAGAAAATGAGCAAAATAGAAAAGAGATTATTTCTAACTTAAATAAATATATAGATTTACAACAAAATAATATGTCTACTGATTTATATTATGAATATGACTACCATTTTCATAAAACTTTTTTTGATTATTCAAATAATAAACTATTAAAAGACTTATTTAAAAAATATAATTTAATTAATGAAATTTTAGTTAAGGCATATCATAAAGGAGCTTTTTCCTTAGAAATTAGAATGGCTTGTTTGAATGATCATAAAAATATTATTAAATCCATAGAAGAAAATAATATATCTAAGACTTTGGATTCAGTAAAGAAACATTATTTAAGAGCTGATAAAATATTTAAAAAAAGTATAAAAATAAATTGA
- a CDS encoding YARHG domain-containing protein gives MKKIFLAIMFCILSIFTFANDWEFGSEGEHIIPLKGSNVAIKKEKITLKLTKDGMLVNVKFTFDSPNAENKIIGFVTPESGNGEDEDETTKISRKPEPLKIKNFKTIVNGKEVKSNVELLSKLLSKGVLDKNIIKEYTEKEKNFYNYVYYFNADFKQGENVVEHSYFYTGSYGVYERDFDYVVTTISKWKNKTVEDFEIEIQPENYFVKLPYSFWKNNKKINWEIVGKGKMVTIAPTKPNDEDADRIKKYGVIYLKLDNGSVRYRTKNFSPSEDFYMTRMDSIFGFEYEYPERKVQGYKFKDKYFEILREVAYSNYSEIVDSLKNLSDKDLDIIRNYPYAFAGYNFTRKDLKSYFSQFIWYSPVSKNVKIDPSLDNIAKAVDEIREKRYK, from the coding sequence ATGAAAAAAATTTTTCTAGCAATTATGTTTTGCATTTTAAGTATTTTTACTTTTGCTAATGACTGGGAGTTTGGATCAGAAGGAGAACATATAATACCTTTAAAAGGCTCTAATGTAGCTATCAAAAAAGAAAAGATTACTTTAAAATTAACAAAAGATGGAATGTTAGTTAATGTCAAATTCACTTTTGATAGCCCTAATGCTGAAAATAAGATAATAGGTTTTGTTACACCTGAAAGTGGTAATGGTGAGGATGAAGATGAAACAACTAAAATAAGTAGAAAACCTGAACCTTTAAAAATTAAAAATTTTAAAACTATTGTTAATGGTAAAGAAGTTAAATCTAATGTTGAATTATTATCTAAGTTACTTTCAAAAGGCGTTTTAGATAAGAATATTATAAAAGAATATACAGAAAAAGAAAAAAATTTCTATAACTATGTTTATTACTTCAATGCAGACTTTAAACAAGGAGAAAATGTTGTAGAACATAGTTATTTCTATACAGGTTCGTATGGAGTATATGAAAGAGATTTTGATTATGTTGTAACAACTATTTCTAAATGGAAAAATAAGACTGTTGAAGATTTTGAAATTGAAATTCAACCTGAAAATTATTTTGTTAAATTACCTTATTCTTTCTGGAAAAATAATAAAAAAATAAACTGGGAAATTGTTGGTAAAGGAAAAATGGTCACAATAGCTCCAACTAAACCTAATGATGAAGATGCAGATAGAATTAAAAAATATGGAGTAATTTATTTAAAACTTGATAATGGTTCTGTAAGATATAGGACTAAAAATTTTTCTCCTAGTGAAGATTTCTATATGACTCGTATGGATAGTATTTTTGGTTTTGAATATGAATATCCAGAAAGAAAAGTTCAAGGATACAAATTTAAAGATAAATATTTTGAAATTTTAAGAGAGGTAGCTTATAGTAACTATTCAGAAATAGTTGATTCTTTAAAAAATTTAAGTGATAAAGATTTAGATATAATTCGTAATTATCCTTATGCTTTTGCTGGATATAACTTTACTAGAAAAGATTTAAAAAGTTATTTCTCACAATTTATTTGGTATAGTCCAGTAAGTAAAAATGTAAAAATTGATCCTAGCCTTGATAATATAGCAAAGGCTGTTGATGAAATAAGAGAAAAAAGATATAAATAA
- the creD gene encoding cell envelope integrity protein CreD, producing MDNNLQPQIPPYARRRVSPVTKKIIFLFVLTILLWIPLILIGNLINDRGKLYKQTITNIGNEWGKSQKIIAPVITISYTDTSINNKDSVSNASNTKAVAVVPVERKFAILPEELNATIEMKDEVRQRGIYNATVYNANVKLKGYFSAKILKEDRKVLGCISIGLTDTKALIKINKFKIGDMDLEAMSGTMAAPLITNGISGQLGPEHNNTMNKEKIPFEIDIDFRGSRDISILPLGKKNHFEIKSNWKSPSFSGVLPTERIIDNNGFSAVWEVSNLIRNYPQIIDINNDQFSDFYQDSGVVYYDYNEYDEATTYSDNNDGNTIVKVALFDSVTSYTQIYRACNYGILFIGMSLVVVFIFEIVSKKAAHYVQYGIVGFSLVIFYLLLLSLSEHIGFEWSYLISSLAIVIPNSLYITSMTSSKKFGIGMFIFLSGIYAILFSILRMEQYALLTGSLLILAVLYAVMYLTKKADVFQSLEGKE from the coding sequence ATGGACAATAATTTACAGCCACAAATACCACCTTATGCAAGAAGAAGAGTTTCACCTGTTACGAAAAAAATTATTTTTTTGTTTGTACTTACAATTCTACTATGGATACCTTTAATACTAATAGGAAATTTAATAAATGATAGAGGGAAGCTATATAAGCAAACAATAACCAATATTGGAAATGAATGGGGGAAAAGCCAAAAAATTATAGCCCCTGTTATTACAATTTCATATACAGATACAAGTATAAATAATAAAGATAGTGTTAGTAATGCTAGTAATACAAAAGCTGTTGCAGTAGTTCCAGTTGAAAGAAAGTTTGCAATATTACCAGAGGAACTTAATGCTACTATTGAAATGAAAGACGAGGTAAGGCAAAGAGGTATATACAATGCAACTGTTTATAATGCAAATGTTAAATTAAAAGGATATTTTTCAGCTAAAATATTAAAAGAAGATAGAAAAGTACTAGGTTGTATATCTATTGGTTTAACAGATACAAAAGCTCTTATAAAAATCAATAAATTTAAGATAGGAGATATGGATTTAGAAGCTATGTCTGGAACTATGGCTGCTCCTTTGATTACAAATGGAATATCTGGTCAACTAGGACCTGAACATAATAATACTATGAATAAAGAAAAAATTCCTTTTGAAATAGATATTGATTTTAGAGGAAGCAGGGATATTTCAATATTACCACTTGGAAAGAAAAATCATTTTGAAATAAAATCTAATTGGAAATCTCCAAGTTTTTCAGGAGTATTACCTACTGAAAGAATTATTGATAATAATGGATTTTCTGCTGTATGGGAAGTTTCAAATTTAATTAGAAATTACCCTCAAATTATAGATATAAATAATGATCAATTTTCTGATTTTTACCAAGATAGTGGAGTTGTTTATTATGATTATAATGAATATGATGAAGCAACAACATATTCTGATAATAATGATGGAAATACTATTGTAAAAGTAGCATTATTTGATTCTGTAACTAGCTATACTCAAATATATAGAGCTTGTAATTATGGAATATTGTTTATAGGTATGAGTTTGGTTGTAGTTTTTATATTTGAAATTGTTAGCAAAAAGGCTGCACACTATGTACAATACGGAATAGTAGGATTCTCACTTGTTATATTCTATCTATTACTTTTATCATTGTCAGAACATATAGGTTTTGAATGGTCTTACCTAATTTCTTCATTAGCAATAGTAATTCCAAACTCTTTATATATAACAAGTATGACTTCTAGTAAAAAGTTTGGTATAGGAATGTTTATCTTCCTAAGTGGTATCTATGCAATACTATTCTCTATTTTAAGAATGGAACAATATGCATTACTTACTGGAAGTTTATTAATACTTGCTGTACTTTATGCAGTGATGTACTTAACAAAGAAAGCAGATGTTTTCCAATCTCTTGAAGGTAAGGAATAA
- a CDS encoding FAD-dependent oxidoreductase: protein MERIYDMIVIGGGPAGLSAGIYGGRAKLDVLVIEKENKGGQISLTSEVVNYPGILEISGSEFMTQTKKQAQGFGVNFVQEEVVDMNFTQKIKTVKTNKAEYKTLSVVIATGAAPRKLGFPGEQEFTGRGVAYCATCDGEFFTGMDIFVIGAGFAAAEEAMFLTKYGKSVTIIAREPDFTCAKSIGDKVKAHPKITVKFNTELIELTGDVKPTAAKFKNNVTGEITEYKAKVGETFGVFVFVGYAPSSQIFKGHIEIDGAGFIPTNEDLMTNVDGVFAVGDIRPKRLRQVVTAVADGAIAATSIEKYVHDLRDELGIKKEEKEEEKTTSVATEKEHFLDDELRQQLVAVVDRFENPVEIVVFKNPNNEESLNIENAVKDIASISPEKLKFSSYNEGENKELETKVKVTRTPTIAILDKDGNFAGLKYSSLPSGHELNSFILGLYNVAGPGQKVASESLEKIKKINKPINIKIGVSLSCTKCPKTVQATQRIATLNKNVEMEMINIFTFQDFKNRYDIMSVPAIIIDDQHIYFGEKTVEDMLEIINK, encoded by the coding sequence ATGGAAAGAATTTATGATATGATAGTTATTGGCGGAGGACCTGCTGGTTTATCTGCTGGGATATATGGTGGAAGAGCAAAACTAGATGTTTTAGTTATAGAAAAAGAAAATAAAGGTGGGCAAATTAGTCTTACAAGTGAAGTTGTAAACTACCCTGGAATATTAGAAATTTCTGGAAGTGAGTTTATGACTCAAACTAAAAAACAAGCACAAGGTTTTGGAGTTAATTTCGTTCAAGAAGAAGTTGTTGATATGAACTTTACTCAAAAAATAAAGACTGTCAAAACTAATAAGGCAGAATATAAGACTCTTAGTGTCGTTATTGCAACAGGAGCTGCACCAAGAAAATTAGGTTTCCCTGGTGAACAAGAATTTACAGGTAGAGGAGTTGCATATTGTGCAACTTGTGATGGAGAATTTTTCACAGGTATGGATATCTTTGTTATAGGAGCAGGTTTTGCAGCAGCAGAAGAAGCAATGTTTTTAACAAAATATGGAAAATCTGTAACAATAATAGCAAGAGAACCAGATTTTACTTGTGCCAAATCAATAGGAGATAAAGTAAAAGCTCATCCAAAAATTACAGTTAAATTTAATACTGAATTAATAGAATTAACGGGAGATGTTAAACCAACAGCTGCTAAATTTAAAAATAATGTAACAGGAGAAATTACTGAATATAAAGCAAAAGTTGGAGAAACATTTGGAGTATTTGTATTTGTTGGATATGCACCTTCAAGTCAAATATTTAAAGGACATATAGAAATAGATGGAGCAGGTTTTATTCCTACTAATGAAGATTTAATGACCAATGTTGATGGCGTATTTGCAGTAGGAGATATCAGACCTAAGAGATTAAGACAAGTTGTAACGGCTGTTGCTGATGGAGCTATTGCAGCTACAAGCATAGAAAAATATGTCCATGATTTAAGAGATGAATTAGGAATTAAAAAAGAAGAAAAAGAAGAAGAAAAGACAACTTCTGTTGCTACTGAAAAAGAACATTTCTTAGATGATGAATTAAGACAACAATTAGTTGCTGTTGTTGATAGATTTGAAAATCCAGTAGAAATTGTAGTTTTCAAAAATCCTAATAATGAAGAATCTTTAAATATAGAAAATGCTGTAAAAGATATAGCTTCTATATCTCCTGAAAAATTAAAATTCTCATCATATAATGAAGGAGAAAATAAAGAATTAGAAACTAAGGTAAAAGTTACAAGAACACCTACAATAGCTATTTTAGATAAAGATGGTAACTTTGCAGGTTTAAAATATTCAAGTTTACCAAGTGGACATGAATTAAACTCATTTATACTTGGGTTATACAATGTTGCAGGACCAGGACAAAAAGTTGCTAGTGAAAGTTTAGAAAAAATTAAAAAGATTAATAAACCAATAAATATTAAAATTGGAGTTTCATTGTCTTGTACTAAATGTCCAAAGACTGTTCAAGCAACTCAAAGAATAGCAACATTAAATAAAAATGTTGAAATGGAAATGATAAATATCTTCACTTTCCAAGATTTTAAAAATAGATATGATATTATGAGTGTCCCAGCTATTATAATTGATGACCAACATATATACTTTGGAGAAAAAACTGTTGAAGACATGCTAGAAATTATTAACAAGTAA
- the ahpC gene encoding alkyl hydroperoxide reductase subunit C produces the protein MSLIGRKVPEFKATAFKKGEKDFITVTDKDLLGKWSVFVFYPADFTFVCPTELEDLQDHYEDFKKEGAEVYSVSCDTAFVHKAWADHSERIKKVTYPMVADPTGFLARAFEVMIEEEGLALRGSFVINPEGKIVAYEVHDNGIGREAKELLRKLQGAKFVAEHGEVCPAKWQPGSETLKPSLDLIGEL, from the coding sequence ATGTCATTAATAGGAAGAAAAGTTCCTGAATTTAAAGCAACAGCTTTTAAAAAGGGAGAAAAAGATTTTATAACAGTAACAGATAAAGATTTATTAGGAAAATGGTCAGTGTTCGTATTTTATCCAGCAGATTTCACATTTGTGTGTCCAACTGAATTAGAAGATTTACAAGATCACTATGAAGATTTCAAAAAAGAAGGAGCAGAAGTTTATTCAGTTTCTTGTGATACTGCATTTGTTCACAAAGCATGGGCAGATCATTCAGAAAGAATTAAAAAAGTTACTTATCCAATGGTAGCTGACCCAACTGGATTCTTAGCAAGAGCTTTTGAAGTTATGATAGAAGAAGAAGGATTAGCTTTAAGAGGAAGTTTTGTAATCAACCCAGAAGGAAAAATTGTTGCTTATGAAGTACATGACAATGGAATAGGAAGAGAAGCAAAAGAATTATTAAGAAAACTTCAAGGAGCAAAATTTGTTGCTGAACACGGAGAAGTATGTCCAGCTAAATGGCAACCTGGAAGCGAAACTTTAAAACCTAGCTTAGATTTAATTGGTGAATTATAA
- a CDS encoding MurR/RpiR family transcriptional regulator — MYKKKILEKLKNTRLTKKEKRIAEFFLDEEQRVFLMNVADIAKTIDVSDTSVIRFIKSLGFENFTDFKNSGQEDIKSRLDKTNDFIKNLDIIKENSIEQLYIHKINEEVNKIFNSNSQKQIKKISNLIMKAKNKYIVGFKSTAGIANFFGVRLGFMLENVSTFNIDDSVVVNSIFNIKQEDILIIFDYPMYSKAAVVLAKIARENKAKILLFTDSDNAPLAEYSDILYKVKLNGISVFNSLISTQILIEYLLTYISQFIEEKAKIRFSKIRKYLIEKL, encoded by the coding sequence ATGTATAAGAAAAAAATTTTAGAAAAACTTAAAAATACAAGATTGACTAAAAAAGAAAAAAGAATAGCTGAATTTTTTTTAGATGAAGAACAAAGAGTTTTTTTAATGAATGTGGCAGACATTGCAAAAACAATAGATGTTAGTGACACATCTGTAATAAGATTTATTAAAAGTTTAGGTTTTGAAAATTTTACAGATTTCAAAAATAGTGGACAAGAAGATATAAAAAGTCGTTTGGATAAAACCAATGATTTTATTAAAAATTTGGATATAATAAAAGAAAATTCAATAGAACAACTCTATATACACAAAATAAATGAAGAAGTGAATAAAATTTTTAATTCCAACTCTCAAAAACAAATTAAAAAAATTTCAAATCTAATTATGAAAGCAAAAAATAAATATATTGTTGGTTTTAAAAGTACGGCAGGTATTGCAAACTTTTTTGGAGTTCGTTTAGGCTTTATGTTAGAGAATGTTTCTACTTTTAATATTGATGACTCTGTTGTTGTTAATTCTATATTTAATATAAAACAAGAAGATATTTTAATAATATTTGACTATCCAATGTATTCAAAAGCAGCTGTAGTTTTAGCAAAGATTGCAAGAGAAAATAAAGCTAAAATACTCCTATTTACTGATTCTGATAATGCCCCTTTGGCTGAATATTCTGATATTTTATATAAGGTAAAACTAAATGGAATAAGTGTTTTTAATTCTCTTATTTCAACTCAAATTTTAATTGAATATCTTCTTACATATATAAGTCAATTCATAGAAGAAAAAGCTAAAATAAGATTTAGCAAAATAAGGAAATATCTAATAGAAAAACTTTAA
- a CDS encoding YfcC family protein: MKKKFVFPNTYVIIILMMIVAVLLTWIIPSGEFERVKDEVSKQSIIIPGTFKYIENNPISLFKIPVYIMKGLAKASDIVFLVIIVGGAFNIIIETGMFQSFAGRLTKAFSNKEVLIIPAFSTIFALACTTMGVNTFIGFAPIAVIIARSIGYDAIVGVSMVALGGAIGFSTGTFNPFTTGVAQSLAGLPIFSGLGYRFVCLVVFLVVTNIYIIWYAKKIKAKPEASVVYEMEQENKKIEVSEKQHDKIEGRHYLVLLIVIACFVFLVYGSQNWKWKLQENAAMFIWMGVLSGFAYGFGPSKIAEEFTKGAKKLVYGALMIGMANGISLILTDGKILDTTVQYLGGLLVTLPSYLQAAGMFLMQLLINGLITSGSGQAAATMPIMLPVADIIGITKQTTVLAFNFGDGLSNYILPTSSALMGFIAMVGISYSNWMKFMWRLFLIWIVVGAILVIVANSINYGPF, from the coding sequence ATGAAAAAGAAGTTTGTTTTTCCAAACACTTATGTAATCATCATATTAATGATGATTGTTGCTGTTCTTTTAACTTGGATAATTCCATCAGGAGAATTTGAAAGAGTAAAAGATGAGGTTAGTAAACAGTCTATAATTATTCCAGGAACTTTTAAATATATAGAAAATAATCCTATTAGTTTATTCAAAATTCCTGTATATATAATGAAAGGTTTAGCAAAGGCTTCTGATATTGTTTTCTTAGTTATTATAGTTGGAGGAGCTTTTAATATAATTATAGAAACTGGGATGTTTCAAAGTTTTGCAGGAAGATTAACAAAAGCCTTTTCAAATAAAGAAGTTTTAATTATACCTGCATTTTCTACAATTTTTGCATTAGCTTGTACAACAATGGGTGTTAATACTTTTATAGGTTTTGCTCCAATAGCAGTAATTATTGCAAGAAGTATTGGTTATGATGCAATAGTTGGGGTTAGTATGGTTGCACTTGGGGGAGCTATTGGATTTAGTACAGGAACATTTAATCCTTTTACAACAGGGGTTGCTCAATCATTAGCAGGACTTCCAATATTTTCAGGTTTAGGATATAGATTTGTTTGTTTAGTGGTATTTTTAGTAGTGACTAATATCTATATTATATGGTATGCTAAAAAGATAAAAGCTAAGCCAGAAGCTAGTGTAGTTTATGAAATGGAACAAGAAAACAAGAAAATAGAAGTTTCTGAAAAACAACATGATAAAATAGAAGGCAGACATTATTTAGTTTTATTAATTGTTATAGCTTGTTTTGTTTTTTTGGTATATGGAAGTCAAAATTGGAAGTGGAAATTACAAGAAAATGCAGCTATGTTCATATGGATGGGTGTTTTAAGTGGTTTTGCTTATGGTTTTGGACCAAGTAAAATAGCAGAAGAATTTACTAAAGGAGCTAAAAAATTAGTTTATGGTGCATTAATGATAGGTATGGCTAATGGAATTTCTTTAATTTTAACAGATGGAAAAATATTGGATACAACAGTTCAATATCTTGGAGGATTATTGGTTACTTTACCTAGCTATCTTCAAGCAGCAGGAATGTTCTTAATGCAACTTTTAATAAATGGACTTATTACTTCTGGAAGTGGGCAAGCAGCGGCAACTATGCCAATTATGTTACCAGTAGCAGATATTATAGGAATAACAAAGCAAACAACTGTACTTGCATTTAACTTTGGAGATGGTTTAAGTAACTATATTCTTCCAACATCATCGGCACTTATGGGATTTATAGCAATGGTAGGAATTTCATATAGTAATTGGATGAAATTTATGTGGAGATTATTCTTAATTTGGATAGTTGTAGGAGCAATTTTAGTTATTGTTGCAAACTCAATAAACTATGGTCCATTTTAA
- a CDS encoding M20 family metallopeptidase, which produces MKELLNKYIDSISKEILAMADSIFDDPELGLNEFRAMKKITDFLEKNGFEVEKNIYSFETAFRAKYTSGKGGINIGLLCEYDALEGIGHACAHHMQGPSIIATAVALKEVLKDYDFNIIVYGTPAEETLGAKVAMDKNGAFRDIDVALMMHGSPVTTTDVKSMALSNFDIIFHGVASHAALAPEKGRSALDGLLILFQGIEFLREHVKEDTKMHYTIIDAGGPANVVPKYAKAKVSLRSYDRKYLDDVVRRFKKVVEGAAMMTETTCEIIETKSLDSKIPVLSLNRILMENAKFVNAPRIEPPRERTGSTDFGNVMYKVPGSCIRIAFVPLGTSSHSDKFIECGKNEDAHNAILLASKILADSVYDLLSKPELMKEVQEEFKKNKEAKI; this is translated from the coding sequence ATGAAAGAATTATTAAATAAATATATTGATAGTATCTCAAAAGAAATTTTAGCTATGGCAGATTCAATTTTTGATGATCCCGAACTTGGCTTAAATGAATTTAGAGCTATGAAAAAAATAACAGATTTTTTAGAAAAAAATGGTTTTGAAGTTGAAAAAAATATTTATAGTTTTGAAACAGCTTTTAGAGCAAAATACACTTCTGGTAAGGGAGGCATAAATATTGGTTTACTTTGTGAATATGATGCACTTGAAGGTATAGGACATGCTTGTGCTCATCATATGCAAGGACCATCTATTATTGCGACAGCTGTGGCATTAAAAGAAGTTTTAAAAGACTATGATTTTAATATAATTGTCTATGGAACACCAGCAGAGGAAACATTGGGAGCTAAGGTAGCTATGGATAAAAATGGAGCATTTAGAGATATAGATGTGGCTCTTATGATGCATGGTTCTCCTGTGACAACAACTGATGTTAAATCTATGGCTCTTTCAAATTTTGATATTATATTTCATGGAGTTGCTTCTCATGCTGCATTAGCACCAGAAAAAGGAAGAAGTGCCTTAGATGGATTGTTAATTTTATTTCAAGGAATAGAATTTTTGAGAGAACATGTAAAAGAAGATACAAAAATGCACTATACTATTATTGATGCAGGAGGACCAGCAAATGTTGTTCCTAAGTATGCAAAAGCAAAAGTTAGTTTAAGATCTTATGATAGAAAATATTTAGATGATGTTGTAAGAAGATTTAAAAAAGTGGTTGAAGGTGCAGCTATGATGACTGAAACCACTTGTGAAATTATAGAAACAAAATCATTAGATAGTAAAATTCCAGTTCTTTCTTTAAACAGAATTTTAATGGAAAATGCTAAGTTTGTAAATGCTCCAAGAATAGAGCCTCCAAGAGAAAGGACAGGTTCTACTGATTTTGGAAATGTAATGTACAAAGTACCTGGCTCTTGCATAAGAATAGCATTTGTCCCATTGGGAACTTCATCTCATTCAGATAAATTTATTGAATGTGGAAAAAATGAAGATGCTCATAATGCAATTTTACTTGCCTCAAAGATTCTAGCAGATAGTGTTTATGACTTACTTTCTAAACCTGAACTTATGAAAGAAGTACAAGAAGAATTTAAGAAAAATAAGGAAGCAAAAATATAA
- a CDS encoding YibE/F family protein, whose product MKKFLVFIMFLLCSIITFSNKVTTEKNETKEEYLSGKIIALVSEEKSDEEGVAKLQKFNVKLLEGDDKGEVVEIDLPIYKDDEYNINAKVGDRVVVYKTFDNYGNDEMQLQYYISDVDKRVELYIMGIAFIALVLLIARKNGLKALFALIVTIAFIIKIFIPAIYSGYSPILFAIITAVFSSLVTIYFTVGMNKKFVVALLGVTSGVLIAGILSYIFTYTMRLNGFLDSDLLSCAYLLKKIKIKELIPAGVIIGSLGAVMDVAVSITSSINELHEANPNISKKSMFKSAINIGNDIIGTMINTLILAYIASSIFTLLLIYIQANEYPLIRILNFQDIAVEIMRSVCGSIGILISVPLTAYIGTLIYKKNK is encoded by the coding sequence ATGAAAAAATTTCTTGTATTTATTATGTTTTTGTTATGTTCTATTATTACTTTTTCAAATAAAGTTACAACTGAAAAAAACGAAACAAAAGAGGAGTATCTGTCTGGAAAAATTATTGCTCTTGTTTCTGAAGAAAAATCTGATGAAGAAGGTGTAGCAAAGCTACAAAAATTTAATGTGAAACTTTTAGAAGGTGATGACAAAGGTGAGGTTGTAGAAATTGACTTACCTATTTACAAAGATGATGAATATAATATCAATGCCAAAGTTGGAGATAGAGTTGTAGTTTATAAAACATTTGATAATTATGGCAATGATGAAATGCAATTACAATATTATATCTCTGATGTAGATAAAAGAGTAGAGTTATATATAATGGGCATTGCTTTTATAGCTCTTGTTCTTTTAATTGCAAGAAAAAATGGTTTAAAGGCTTTATTTGCTTTGATAGTAACTATTGCTTTTATTATAAAAATCTTTATTCCTGCAATATATAGTGGTTATTCTCCAATACTTTTTGCTATAATAACTGCTGTATTCTCATCACTGGTAACAATATACTTTACAGTAGGTATGAATAAAAAATTTGTTGTTGCCTTGTTAGGTGTTACAAGTGGGGTTTTAATAGCTGGCATACTTTCATATATATTTACATATACAATGCGTCTTAATGGTTTCCTAGACTCCGATCTTTTATCTTGTGCTTATCTTTTAAAAAAAATCAAGATAAAAGAGTTAATTCCAGCAGGGGTTATTATAGGAAGTTTAGGAGCTGTAATGGATGTAGCGGTTTCCATAACTTCATCTATCAATGAATTACATGAAGCTAATCCAAATATATCTAAAAAATCTATGTTTAAATCTGCTATAAATATTGGTAATGATATTATAGGCACTATGATTAACACTTTGATACTTGCATACATTGCAAGTTCTATATTTACATTGTTACTTATCTATATTCAAGCAAATGAATATCCGCTTATTAGAATTTTGAATTTCCAAGATATTGCTGTGGAAATTATGAGATCTGTTTGTGGAAGTATTGGAATTTTAATATCTGTGCCTTTAACTGCATATATTGGAACTTTGATTTATAAGAAAAATAAATAA
- the rpsO gene encoding 30S ribosomal protein S15, producing MKTKAEIIKEFGKSEADTGSTEVQIALLTEKINHLTEHLRVHKKDFHSRLGLLKMVGQRKRLLAYLTKKDLEGYRALIAKLGIRK from the coding sequence ATGAAAACAAAGGCAGAAATTATTAAAGAATTTGGAAAATCAGAAGCAGATACTGGATCAACAGAAGTTCAAATAGCTCTACTTACTGAAAAAATTAATCACTTAACTGAACACCTAAGAGTGCATAAGAAAGATTTTCACTCAAGATTAGGATTACTTAAAATGGTTGGGCAAAGAAAAAGATTACTTGCTTACTTAACTAAGAAAGATCTTGAAGGATATAGAGCTTTAATTGCTAAATTAGGAATAAGAAAGTAA